A region of Streptomyces sp. R44 DNA encodes the following proteins:
- a CDS encoding SMI1/KNR4 family protein, whose translation MQHLEAVFAVLGEPRTAHSAPVEAWERLETGLGVAVPDDYKKIVEAYAPVQVNRHLYLLHPSEDLGLWMEQTVQVFRNTSWDEDVACPGFEETGPLFGGRTGMVPLATTDRGEYVFAARDERTGGWRVLTCDGDEQAFSAYRMGFAEWLHGYLAGGDMVGPGSSVFCPGPIRLERSPVAAGGSPVVWEGPER comes from the coding sequence ATGCAGCACCTGGAAGCCGTGTTCGCCGTGTTGGGCGAGCCGCGTACTGCCCACTCCGCCCCCGTCGAGGCGTGGGAACGCCTGGAGACAGGGCTCGGCGTCGCTGTTCCGGACGACTACAAGAAGATCGTGGAGGCCTACGCCCCCGTGCAGGTGAACCGGCACCTGTACCTCCTCCACCCCTCGGAGGACCTCGGCCTGTGGATGGAACAGACCGTCCAGGTCTTCCGGAACACCTCCTGGGACGAGGACGTCGCATGCCCCGGCTTCGAGGAGACCGGGCCGCTGTTCGGCGGAAGGACCGGAATGGTGCCCCTCGCCACCACCGACCGTGGCGAGTACGTGTTCGCCGCCCGCGACGAGCGGACGGGCGGCTGGAGGGTCCTGACCTGCGACGGCGACGAACAGGCCTTCTCCGCATACCGCATGGGATTCGCGGAGTGGCTGCACGGATATCTGGCCGGCGGCGACATGGTCGGCCCGGGAAGTTCTGTCTTCTGCCCGGGACCGATTCGGCTGGAACGCTCGCCCGTGGCCGCCGGAGGATCCCCCGTCGTGTGGGAGGGACCCGAGCGGTAG
- the nuoL gene encoding NADH-quinone oxidoreductase subunit L produces the protein MENLIALLIGAPLLGAAVLLCGGRRLDKSGHWLGTLLAGVSFVIGLALFADMLGKSADDRALHQTLYTWIPVEGFQADMAFQLDQLSMTFVLLITGVGTLIHVYSIGYMEHDERRRRFFGYLNLFVAAMLLLVLADNYLLLYFGWEGVGLASYLLIGFWQHKPTAATAAKKAFIVNRVGDMGLSIAIMIMFTTFGTFTFGPVLEATGQASEGKLTAIGLMLLLAACGKSAQVPLQSWLGDAMEGPTPVSALIHAATMVTAGVYLIVRSADIFNAAPDAQLVVTVVGAVTLLFGAIVGCAKDDIKKALAGSTMSQIGYMILAAGLGPIGYVFAIMHLVTHGFFKAGLFLGAGSVMHGMNDEVDMRKYGGLRKYMPVTFITFGLGYLAIIGFPGLSGFFSKDKIIEAAFAKGGTEGWILGAVTLLGAAITAYYMTRVMLMTFFGEKRWQDTVSDGGSAAGNGQQPHPHESPRSMVIPMVLLAVGSVAAGALFEFSGFVEWLEPVTGFEHGHSPISAAAVTAATVAVMVIGVGLAYVQYGRRPVPVVAPRGSLLTRAARRDLLQDDFNHVVFVRGGTHLTRSLVYVDHSLVDGVVNGTAASVGGLSGRLRKLQNGYVRSYAVSMFGGTAVLIAATLLMRAV, from the coding sequence GTGGAAAATCTCATTGCGCTGCTCATCGGGGCGCCCCTGCTCGGGGCGGCGGTGCTGCTCTGCGGCGGCCGGCGGCTCGACAAGTCCGGGCACTGGCTCGGCACGCTCCTCGCGGGCGTGTCGTTCGTGATCGGGCTTGCGCTCTTCGCCGACATGCTCGGCAAGAGCGCCGACGACCGGGCCCTGCACCAGACGCTCTACACCTGGATCCCCGTCGAGGGCTTCCAGGCGGACATGGCCTTCCAGCTCGACCAGCTGTCGATGACCTTCGTCCTGCTGATCACCGGGGTCGGCACGCTCATCCACGTCTACTCCATCGGCTACATGGAGCACGACGAGCGCCGCCGCCGCTTCTTCGGCTACCTCAACCTGTTCGTCGCGGCGATGCTCCTGCTCGTCCTCGCCGACAACTACCTGCTCCTGTACTTCGGCTGGGAGGGCGTCGGCCTCGCCTCGTACCTCCTGATCGGCTTCTGGCAGCACAAGCCCACCGCGGCCACCGCCGCGAAGAAGGCGTTCATCGTCAACCGTGTCGGCGACATGGGCCTCTCGATCGCCATCATGATCATGTTCACCACCTTCGGCACCTTCACCTTCGGTCCGGTGCTCGAAGCGACCGGCCAGGCCTCCGAGGGCAAGCTGACCGCGATCGGCCTGATGCTGCTCCTCGCCGCCTGCGGCAAGTCGGCCCAGGTGCCGCTGCAGTCCTGGCTCGGGGACGCGATGGAGGGCCCGACCCCGGTCTCGGCCCTCATCCACGCGGCCACGATGGTGACCGCCGGTGTCTACCTGATCGTCCGCTCCGCCGACATCTTCAACGCCGCGCCGGACGCCCAGCTCGTCGTCACCGTCGTCGGCGCCGTCACGCTCCTCTTCGGTGCGATCGTCGGTTGCGCGAAGGACGACATCAAGAAGGCCCTCGCCGGTTCGACGATGTCGCAGATCGGCTACATGATCCTGGCGGCCGGCCTCGGCCCCATCGGCTACGTCTTCGCGATCATGCACCTGGTGACGCACGGCTTCTTCAAGGCCGGGCTGTTCCTCGGAGCCGGATCCGTCATGCACGGCATGAACGACGAGGTCGACATGCGGAAGTACGGCGGCCTGCGGAAGTACATGCCGGTCACCTTCATCACCTTCGGCCTCGGCTACCTCGCGATCATCGGCTTCCCCGGCCTGTCCGGCTTCTTCTCCAAGGACAAGATCATCGAGGCGGCCTTCGCCAAGGGCGGCACCGAGGGCTGGATCCTCGGCGCGGTCACCCTGCTCGGCGCGGCCATCACCGCGTACTACATGACCCGCGTGATGCTGATGACCTTCTTCGGCGAGAAGCGCTGGCAGGACACTGTGTCTGATGGCGGCTCCGCCGCGGGGAACGGGCAGCAGCCGCACCCGCACGAGTCGCCCAGGTCCATGGTCATCCCGATGGTGCTGCTCGCCGTCGGCTCGGTCGCCGCGGGCGCGCTCTTCGAGTTCTCCGGCTTCGTCGAGTGGCTGGAGCCGGTCACCGGCTTCGAGCACGGCCACTCGCCGATCAGCGCCGCCGCCGTCACCGCCGCCACCGTCGCCGTCATGGTGATCGGCGTCGGCCTCGCGTACGTCCAGTACGGCCGCCGGCCCGTCCCGGTGGTCGCCCCGCGCGGCTCGCTCCTCACCCGGGCCGCCCGCCGCGACCTGCTCCAGGACGACTTCAACCACGTCGTCTTCGTCCGGGGCGGCACGCACCTGACCCGCTCGCTCGTCTACGTCGACCACAGCCTGGTGGACGGCGTGGTCAACGGCACCGCGGCCTCGGTCGGCGGACTCTCCGGCCGGCTGCGCAAGCTCCAGAACGGCTACGTCCGCTCGTACGCGGTCTCCATGTTCGGAGGTACGGCGGTGCTGATCGCCGCGACCCTGCTGATGAGGGCGGTGTAA
- the nuoN gene encoding NADH-quinone oxidoreductase subunit NuoN — protein sequence MSSMAVHSLWTTAAGPLDKIPAPHIEYTQLSPVLIVLGAAVVSVLVEAFVPRRARYHSQVFLSVAALAAAFAAIVGLAAGGYGSTKAHIAAMGAIAVDGPALFLQGTILLASVVALFTFAERRLDPADHGHKVDSFAAEAAAVPGSDHERAAVKAGFTTTEVFPLALFAISGMLVFPAANDLLTLFVALEVFSLPLYLLCAVARRKRLMSQEAAVKYFLLGAFSSAFLLFGIALLYGYAGSVSYATIARVVDGSIGSVDPALADTMGNDALLLIGFAMVLMGLLFKVGAVPFHMWTPDVYQGAPTPVTGFMAAATKVAAFGALLRLLYVVLPGLTWDWRPVMWGVAIVTMLGGAIVAITQTDIKRLLAYSSIAHAGFLLAGVIAATPSGISSVLFYLGAYSFVTIGAFAVVTLVRDAGGEATHLSKWAGLGRRSPLVAAVFAVFLLAFAGIPLTSGFSGKFAVFKAAAEGGAGALVVVGVISSAIAAFFYIRVIVLMFFSEPKADGPTVAVPSALTSITIAAGVAVTLVLGLAPQYFLDLANQASVFVR from the coding sequence GTGAGTTCCATGGCTGTCCACAGCTTGTGGACGACGGCTGCCGGGCCGCTCGACAAGATCCCGGCGCCCCACATCGAGTACACGCAGCTCTCGCCCGTGCTGATCGTGCTCGGCGCCGCGGTCGTCAGCGTCCTCGTCGAGGCCTTCGTGCCCCGCAGGGCCCGCTACCACAGCCAGGTGTTCCTCTCCGTCGCGGCGCTCGCCGCCGCCTTCGCCGCCATCGTCGGCCTGGCGGCGGGCGGTTACGGCTCCACCAAGGCCCACATCGCGGCCATGGGAGCCATCGCCGTCGACGGACCCGCCCTCTTCCTCCAGGGCACCATTCTCCTCGCCTCCGTCGTGGCGCTGTTCACCTTCGCCGAGCGCAGGCTCGACCCGGCCGACCACGGCCACAAGGTCGACTCCTTCGCCGCCGAGGCCGCCGCCGTCCCCGGCAGCGACCACGAGCGGGCAGCCGTCAAGGCCGGGTTCACCACCACCGAGGTCTTCCCGCTCGCGCTGTTCGCGATCTCCGGCATGCTGGTCTTCCCGGCGGCCAACGACCTCCTGACGCTCTTCGTCGCCCTGGAGGTCTTCTCCCTCCCGCTGTACCTGCTGTGCGCCGTCGCCCGCCGCAAGCGGCTGATGTCGCAGGAGGCGGCCGTCAAGTACTTCCTGCTCGGCGCCTTCTCCTCGGCCTTCCTGCTCTTCGGGATCGCCCTGCTCTACGGCTACGCGGGCTCCGTCTCGTACGCCACCATCGCCCGGGTCGTCGACGGCTCCATCGGCTCCGTCGACCCGGCGCTCGCCGACACCATGGGCAACGACGCGCTGCTGCTCATCGGCTTCGCGATGGTCCTCATGGGGCTCCTCTTCAAGGTCGGCGCCGTGCCGTTCCACATGTGGACCCCGGACGTCTACCAGGGCGCCCCGACCCCGGTCACCGGCTTCATGGCCGCCGCCACCAAGGTCGCCGCCTTCGGCGCGCTGCTCCGCCTGCTGTACGTGGTGCTGCCCGGTCTCACCTGGGACTGGCGGCCGGTCATGTGGGGCGTCGCCATCGTCACCATGCTGGGCGGTGCGATCGTCGCCATCACCCAGACCGACATCAAGCGGCTCCTGGCGTACTCGTCGATCGCGCACGCCGGCTTCCTGCTCGCGGGCGTCATCGCGGCGACGCCGTCCGGCATCTCGTCCGTCCTGTTCTACCTGGGCGCCTACTCCTTCGTGACGATCGGCGCGTTCGCCGTCGTCACCCTGGTCCGGGACGCGGGCGGCGAGGCCACCCACCTGTCCAAGTGGGCCGGGCTCGGCCGCCGTTCGCCGCTCGTCGCGGCGGTCTTCGCGGTCTTCCTGCTGGCCTTCGCCGGCATTCCGCTGACCTCCGGCTTCTCCGGGAAGTTCGCGGTCTTCAAGGCGGCGGCGGAGGGCGGCGCCGGCGCACTCGTCGTGGTCGGTGTGATCTCCTCGGCGATCGCCGCGTTCTTCTACATCCGGGTCATCGTGCTCATGTTCTTCAGCGAGCCGAAGGCGGACGGCCCCACGGTCGCCGTGCCCTCGGCCCTGACGAGCATCACGATCGCGGCGGGCGTCGCGGTCACCCTGGTCCTCGGCCTCGCCCCGCAGTACTTCCTGGACCTGGCGAACCAGGCGAGCGTGTTCGTCCGGTAG
- a CDS encoding DUF6445 family protein → MSPNPPHHPFRPPSPGAGLPVLPYRKPTKGRDFWVIDDVLPNVDSVRARCLAKEDWVQGAPVNPEPWPGQRAMPGLEPDELARVERLVRKATGAPRIWAVEPDRAGTFNHNCVQAVGKDECEPRPHTDSRSLCRYAAVLYLSPDTPEDCGTSFYRQNLPGGRLGGNQVLAPHDNLVDALGTRFVPQDSFTEDVRVPHRYNRLLLYSANLMHSATGYWGTTLEDKRMTAVFFWMA, encoded by the coding sequence ATGTCTCCGAACCCCCCACATCACCCCTTCCGTCCCCCCTCCCCAGGCGCCGGCCTGCCCGTCCTCCCGTACCGGAAGCCGACGAAGGGCCGTGACTTCTGGGTCATCGACGACGTGCTGCCGAACGTCGACTCCGTCCGCGCCCGCTGTCTCGCCAAGGAGGACTGGGTCCAGGGCGCCCCGGTCAACCCCGAGCCCTGGCCGGGCCAGCGGGCCATGCCGGGCCTGGAGCCGGACGAACTCGCCCGCGTGGAACGGCTGGTGCGCAAGGCCACCGGCGCCCCGCGGATCTGGGCCGTGGAGCCGGACCGCGCGGGCACCTTCAACCACAACTGCGTCCAGGCCGTCGGCAAGGACGAGTGCGAGCCCCGCCCGCACACCGACTCCCGCAGCCTGTGCCGCTACGCCGCCGTGCTCTACCTCAGCCCGGACACCCCCGAGGACTGCGGCACCAGCTTCTACCGCCAGAACCTCCCGGGCGGCCGGCTCGGCGGCAACCAGGTCCTGGCCCCGCACGACAACCTGGTCGACGCCCTGGGCACCCGCTTCGTCCCCCAGGACTCCTTCACCGAGGACGTCCGCGTCCCCCACCGGTACAACCGGCTGCTGCTCTACTCCGCGAACCTGATGCACAGCGCGACCGGTTACTGGGGCACCACCCTGGAGGACAAGCGGATGACCGCCGTCTTCTTCTGGATGGCCTGA
- a CDS encoding NADH-quinone oxidoreductase subunit M, protein MSFPLLTATAAVPAVGAILTAAVPAARRTAAKWLALLVSLATLVLAAVVWARFEPGGDRYQLTENHSWIKDFGVRYELGVDGIGVALIALTALLIPFIVLAGWHDADPLETSSKRWRPTQGFFALILMVEAMVILSFEATDVFLFYILFEAMLIPMYFLIGGFGDRAHSGSDENAAAQRSYAAVKFLLYNLVGGLIMLAAVIGLYVVAGNFSLTEIAAARANGSLEMATSTERWLFLGFFFAFAVKAPLWPLHTWLPNAMGEATAPVAVLITAVVDKVGTFAMLRFCLGLFPEASKWATPAIVVLALISIVYGALLAVGQRDIKRLVAYASISHFGFIILGIFAMTSQGQSGATLYMVNHGISTAALMLVAGFLISRRGSRLIADYGGVQKVAPVLAGTFLIGGLATLSLPGLAPFVSEFLVLVGAYARYPVAGIIATTGIVLAALYTLVLYQRTMTGPVKEEVRALPDLRARELAVVVPLIAVLIFLGVFPKPLTDVVNPAVRHTMSDVQQKDPQPQIQNVEAAQ, encoded by the coding sequence ATGTCCTTCCCGCTCCTTACGGCGACGGCAGCGGTGCCGGCGGTCGGTGCGATCCTCACCGCCGCCGTGCCCGCCGCCCGCCGCACCGCCGCCAAGTGGCTGGCGCTGCTCGTCTCGCTCGCCACACTCGTCCTCGCCGCCGTCGTCTGGGCCCGGTTCGAGCCCGGCGGCGACCGCTACCAGCTCACCGAGAACCACTCCTGGATCAAGGACTTCGGCGTCCGGTACGAGCTCGGGGTCGACGGGATCGGGGTGGCGCTCATCGCGCTCACCGCACTGCTGATCCCCTTCATCGTCCTGGCCGGCTGGCACGACGCCGACCCGCTGGAGACCTCCTCGAAGAGGTGGCGGCCGACGCAGGGCTTCTTCGCCCTGATCCTCATGGTCGAGGCGATGGTGATCCTCTCCTTCGAGGCCACCGACGTCTTCCTCTTCTACATCCTCTTCGAAGCCATGCTCATCCCGATGTACTTCCTCATCGGCGGCTTCGGCGACCGCGCCCACAGCGGCTCCGACGAGAACGCGGCGGCCCAGCGCTCCTACGCGGCCGTCAAGTTCCTGCTCTACAACCTCGTCGGCGGCCTCATCATGCTGGCCGCCGTCATCGGGCTCTACGTGGTCGCGGGGAACTTCTCGCTCACCGAGATCGCCGCGGCCCGGGCCAACGGCTCCCTGGAGATGGCGACCAGCACCGAGCGGTGGCTGTTCCTCGGCTTCTTCTTCGCCTTCGCGGTGAAGGCGCCGCTCTGGCCGCTGCACACCTGGCTGCCGAACGCGATGGGGGAGGCCACCGCCCCGGTCGCCGTCCTCATCACCGCCGTCGTCGACAAGGTCGGCACCTTCGCGATGCTCCGCTTCTGCCTCGGCCTCTTCCCCGAGGCGAGCAAGTGGGCCACCCCGGCGATCGTCGTCCTGGCGCTGATCAGCATCGTCTACGGCGCGCTGCTCGCCGTCGGCCAGCGGGACATCAAGCGCCTGGTCGCCTACGCGTCCATCTCGCACTTCGGCTTCATCATCCTGGGCATCTTCGCGATGACCAGCCAGGGCCAGTCCGGTGCCACCCTCTACATGGTCAACCACGGCATCTCGACGGCCGCGCTGATGCTGGTCGCCGGATTCCTGATCTCCCGGCGCGGCTCGCGGCTCATCGCCGACTACGGCGGTGTGCAGAAGGTCGCCCCGGTGCTCGCCGGCACCTTCCTGATCGGCGGCCTCGCGACCCTGTCGCTGCCCGGACTCGCGCCGTTCGTCAGCGAGTTCCTGGTGCTGGTCGGCGCGTACGCCCGGTATCCGGTGGCCGGCATCATCGCCACCACCGGCATCGTCCTCGCCGCGCTCTACACCCTCGTCCTGTACCAGCGGACGATGACCGGGCCGGTGAAGGAGGAGGTGCGGGCACTGCCCGACCTGCGGGCGCGCGAGCTGGCCGTCGTCGTCCCGCTGATCGCCGTCCTCATCTTCCTCGGGGTCTTCCCGAAGCCGCTGACGGACGTCGTCAACCCGGCCGTGCGGCACACCATGTCGGACGTCCAGCAGAAGGACCCCCAGCCCCAGATTCAGAACGTGGAGGCGGCCCAGTGA
- the nuoK gene encoding NADH-quinone oxidoreductase subunit NuoK — MNPVNYLYLAALLFTIGAAGVLIRRNAIVVFMCVELMLNACNLAFVTFSRMHGNLDGQIIAFFTMVVAAAEVVVGLAIIVSVFRARHSASVDDASLMKL, encoded by the coding sequence GTGAATCCCGTCAACTACCTGTACCTGGCCGCCCTGCTGTTCACCATCGGTGCGGCCGGTGTACTGATCCGGCGCAACGCGATCGTCGTGTTCATGTGCGTGGAGCTCATGCTCAACGCCTGCAACCTCGCGTTCGTCACCTTCTCCCGCATGCACGGCAACCTCGACGGACAGATCATCGCCTTCTTCACGATGGTCGTCGCCGCCGCGGAGGTCGTCGTCGGGCTCGCGATCATCGTGTCCGTCTTCCGTGCCCGCCACTCGGCCTCGGTCGACGACGCCAGCCTGATGAAGCTGTGA
- the fahA gene encoding fumarylacetoacetase: MSEHSPLDLAEGDPFGPHNLPYGVFSTADEPGRRRLGVRIGGHVLDAGAAAHALGSPYAALLAQPSLNPLLAAGRTAWRDVRRALTAWVTVPAHRADIEPLLHPLDAVTLHLPYEVADYVDFYASEHHATNVGKIFRPDGDALTPNWKHLPIGYHGRAGTVVVSGTDVVRPSGQRKAPSDPAPVFGPSVKLDIEAEVGFLVGAPSELGKPVPLADFREHVFGLTLLNDWSARDVQAWEYVPLGPFLGKSFQTSVSAWVTPLEALDAARTAPPARDFPLLPYLDDAAEEEPGGFDLRISVEINGEVVAEPPFSSMYWTAAQQLAHMTVNGASLRTGDLYGSGTVSGPEVNQRGSLLELTWNGRDALELPGGKRTFLEDGDEVVLTAWAPGADGTRVALGEVRGRIVPSA; the protein is encoded by the coding sequence ATGTCCGAGCACAGCCCGCTCGACTTGGCCGAGGGTGATCCCTTCGGCCCGCACAACCTCCCGTACGGCGTCTTCTCCACCGCCGACGAGCCCGGGCGGCGCCGGCTCGGCGTCCGGATCGGCGGGCACGTCCTGGACGCGGGTGCCGCGGCGCACGCGCTCGGCTCGCCGTACGCGGCGCTGCTCGCGCAGCCCAGCCTCAACCCGCTGCTCGCGGCCGGGCGGACCGCCTGGCGCGACGTCCGCCGGGCGCTGACGGCCTGGGTGACGGTGCCCGCGCACCGGGCGGACATCGAGCCGCTGCTGCACCCGCTGGACGCGGTGACGCTGCACCTGCCGTACGAGGTCGCGGACTACGTCGACTTCTACGCGAGCGAGCACCACGCGACGAACGTGGGGAAGATCTTCCGCCCGGACGGCGACGCGCTCACCCCCAACTGGAAGCACCTGCCGATCGGTTACCACGGTCGCGCGGGCACGGTCGTGGTCTCCGGCACCGATGTCGTACGCCCCTCCGGGCAGCGCAAGGCCCCCTCGGACCCGGCGCCGGTCTTCGGCCCGTCGGTCAAGCTGGACATCGAGGCGGAGGTCGGCTTCCTCGTCGGCGCCCCGTCCGAGCTCGGGAAGCCGGTCCCGCTGGCCGACTTCCGGGAGCACGTCTTCGGTCTGACGCTGCTCAACGACTGGTCGGCGCGGGACGTGCAGGCCTGGGAGTACGTGCCGCTGGGCCCGTTCCTCGGCAAGTCGTTCCAGACCTCCGTCTCGGCGTGGGTGACGCCCCTGGAGGCCCTGGACGCGGCCCGTACGGCCCCGCCCGCGCGGGACTTCCCGCTGCTTCCGTACCTGGACGACGCGGCGGAGGAGGAGCCGGGCGGCTTCGACCTGCGGATCTCGGTGGAGATCAACGGCGAGGTGGTGGCCGAGCCGCCGTTCTCCTCGATGTACTGGACGGCGGCCCAGCAGCTCGCCCACATGACGGTGAACGGCGCCTCGCTCCGTACGGGTGACCTGTACGGCTCCGGCACGGTCTCCGGCCCCGAGGTGAACCAGCGCGGCTCGCTCCTGGAGCTCACCTGGAACGGCCGCGACGCCCTCGAACTGCCGGGCGGCAAGCGGACGTTCCTGGAGGACGGCGACGAGGTCGTGCTCACGGCCTGGGCGCCGGGCGCGGACGGCACCCGGGTGGCCCTCGGCGAGGTCCGGGGCCGGATCGTCCCCTCCGCCTGA
- a CDS encoding peptidase, with the protein MKIRRILATAVAAAVTTPVVFLSAAPAFADTKPSPTASQKPAKAQGDSDEDMPSLEELRAAVALAQKEYDEAVVELDKATADRKALDKADNVLVVAVADAQKAVDAAAVKKTEADTALAAAEDAVKKLPETATDEEKQAAADAAAAAKVTATEAATAKTAADAKLTEAKAALTAAKDAADRVVKLAEKVKKTAAEKLDDAKEELAFYEEIGEECKEDSSVKVAVTGPKTVTAGQPTVFSLRVTNTSDHTLDAVNAFVNAVRLPEPGTDIDDETDFSKYAIPVEWSSADVLEWTPISEEFQSIEAGKLAKGASYDVKLRLTVDAKAPAGKGILFGYGEWENNDGSCGIGKDYADLNFGILAADKGDKPTPKPSETTPTPAPSTTGNTNTTQQGGSSNTPVNGTLAATGANDTLPLGLAAAGAVALGAGALVVARRRKVGAQA; encoded by the coding sequence GTGAAGATCCGCCGCATTCTGGCGACCGCCGTGGCCGCCGCCGTGACCACCCCGGTCGTGTTCCTCTCGGCCGCTCCGGCGTTCGCCGACACCAAGCCGTCGCCCACCGCCTCGCAGAAGCCCGCCAAGGCCCAGGGCGACTCCGACGAGGACATGCCGTCCCTCGAGGAGCTCAGGGCCGCCGTCGCCCTGGCGCAGAAGGAGTACGACGAGGCCGTCGTCGAGCTCGACAAGGCCACCGCGGACCGGAAGGCCCTCGACAAGGCCGACAACGTCCTCGTGGTCGCGGTCGCCGACGCCCAGAAGGCCGTCGACGCCGCCGCCGTCAAGAAGACCGAGGCCGACACGGCGCTCGCCGCGGCCGAGGACGCCGTGAAGAAGCTGCCCGAGACCGCGACCGACGAGGAGAAGCAGGCCGCCGCCGACGCCGCCGCCGCCGCGAAGGTGACGGCCACCGAGGCCGCCACCGCCAAGACCGCCGCCGACGCGAAGCTGACGGAGGCCAAGGCCGCCCTCACCGCCGCCAAGGACGCCGCCGACCGTGTGGTCAAGCTCGCCGAGAAGGTGAAGAAGACCGCCGCCGAGAAGCTCGACGACGCCAAGGAAGAGCTCGCGTTCTACGAGGAGATCGGGGAGGAGTGCAAGGAGGACTCCTCCGTGAAGGTCGCCGTCACCGGTCCGAAGACGGTCACCGCCGGTCAGCCCACGGTCTTCTCGCTGCGGGTCACCAACACCTCCGACCACACCCTGGACGCCGTCAACGCCTTCGTGAACGCCGTGCGGCTCCCCGAGCCCGGCACGGACATCGACGACGAGACGGACTTCTCCAAGTACGCCATCCCCGTCGAGTGGTCCTCCGCCGACGTCCTGGAGTGGACGCCGATCAGCGAGGAGTTCCAGTCCATCGAGGCCGGCAAGCTCGCCAAGGGCGCCTCCTACGACGTGAAGCTGCGCCTCACGGTCGACGCCAAGGCCCCCGCCGGCAAGGGCATCCTCTTCGGCTACGGCGAGTGGGAGAACAACGACGGCTCCTGCGGCATCGGCAAGGACTACGCGGACCTGAACTTCGGCATCCTCGCCGCCGACAAGGGCGACAAGCCGACGCCGAAGCCGTCGGAGACCACGCCCACCCCGGCGCCGAGCACCACCGGCAACACCAACACCACCCAGCAGGGCGGCTCGTCCAACACCCCCGTGAACGGCACCCTCGCCGCCACCGGTGCGAACGACACCCTGCCGCTCGGCCTCGCCGCCGCCGGGGCCGTCGCCCTGGGCGCCGGCGCGCTGGTCGTCGCCCGCCGCCGCAAGGTCGGCGCGCAGGCGTAA